The following proteins are co-located in the Echinicola sp. 20G genome:
- a CDS encoding penicillin acylase family protein, translating to MKYFGFLIVLLVTLVLAVGLSVNIGQVPPLGYLLDPYHGFWQNSYSEDEKAKKKIDLEGLSAPVEVVYDENLIPHLFAQNDKDLMLAQGYVTAQHRLWQMEFQTRAAAGRISEIVGIQAIDFDRTQRRKGLGYGAEMGLQFLADNSPETLELIEAYSEGVNLYIEHLRLADLPVEYKILDYRPEKWSAYKTVLLLKYMADMLVGDKDIEYTNLRAKVGESTMNKLFPDYTEDNDPVIEVDHVWNFQPLEIEKPAGLKYPDFSLLIEPISSPEPGVGSNNWAVDGSKTRSGNPILANDPHLGLNLPSLWYVMQLSTPEYTVKGATLPGALGVISGFNEDIAWGVTNATRDVRDWYSIEFKDKNRLEYRYNDQWIQSTLRLESIEVKGDSAYMDTVIYTHYGPVMYDRTFKPNDQKRNFALKWTAHEGSNEQKTFLLLNKAKSHRDYLAALDNFTSPAQNFVFAAKNGDIAMKVQGKFPLKWPEQGKYLMDGNNPAFEWSGYIPNNQNPSTLNPERGFVSSANQYSVGKDYPYYVFDNSFEHYRNRRINSLLQSMDNITLEDMKVMQFDDYDLHAAEVLPIMMRYLQEDSTKVFSEDAQMLIDSLSNWDFYADPGVTGPTIFNIWWSKLRASIWSKLDQKGKPIVYPNNYITSRFIIDYPMDSVFDDPNTSAKLETAKEQIQSSFEATVEEWGKLSEEGKELSWSKYKHTSIQHLVPNFKAFSYDSVHTGGGRSIINATSERHGASWRMLVELGEDVKAQGIYPGGQSGNPGSRFYANMIDKWARGEYLNMSLYSKNEMENNLFKTVLNPR from the coding sequence ATGAAATACTTCGGATTTTTAATTGTTTTACTAGTTACTCTTGTATTAGCAGTAGGTCTTTCTGTAAACATTGGGCAGGTTCCTCCTTTAGGCTATTTGCTGGATCCTTATCATGGTTTTTGGCAGAACTCTTACAGTGAAGATGAAAAAGCCAAGAAAAAAATTGATCTTGAAGGACTGTCCGCTCCTGTGGAGGTGGTCTACGACGAAAATTTGATTCCTCATCTTTTTGCACAAAACGATAAAGACCTAATGCTGGCACAAGGATATGTAACCGCTCAGCATCGTCTTTGGCAAATGGAGTTTCAAACGAGGGCAGCAGCAGGAAGAATATCCGAAATAGTTGGGATACAAGCTATAGATTTTGATCGAACACAGAGGAGAAAAGGACTAGGATATGGGGCGGAAATGGGGTTACAATTTCTGGCTGATAATAGCCCGGAGACATTAGAGCTGATAGAAGCATACAGTGAAGGGGTCAATCTATATATAGAACATTTGAGGCTTGCAGACCTTCCTGTAGAATACAAGATCCTGGATTATAGGCCAGAGAAATGGAGTGCTTACAAAACGGTGCTTTTATTGAAGTATATGGCCGATATGTTGGTAGGAGACAAGGATATTGAATATACCAATTTAAGGGCTAAGGTAGGAGAAAGTACCATGAACAAGCTTTTTCCCGATTATACAGAAGATAATGACCCTGTTATAGAAGTAGACCATGTTTGGAATTTTCAGCCTTTAGAAATAGAGAAGCCTGCAGGTTTAAAATATCCGGATTTTTCACTTTTGATTGAACCTATCTCAAGCCCTGAACCTGGCGTTGGGTCTAATAACTGGGCTGTAGATGGTTCTAAGACCAGAAGTGGCAATCCCATTTTAGCCAATGACCCACATTTGGGACTTAACCTTCCTAGCTTATGGTACGTGATGCAGCTGAGTACCCCGGAATATACGGTTAAAGGAGCGACACTCCCAGGGGCATTGGGGGTCATCAGTGGATTTAATGAAGATATTGCCTGGGGAGTAACCAATGCTACCAGGGATGTAAGAGATTGGTATTCCATTGAATTCAAGGATAAAAACAGGTTGGAGTACCGCTATAATGATCAGTGGATCCAAAGCACCCTTAGACTAGAGTCCATAGAAGTTAAAGGGGATTCTGCTTATATGGATACGGTGATCTATACCCATTATGGTCCTGTTATGTATGATAGGACTTTTAAACCAAACGATCAAAAACGGAACTTTGCTTTGAAATGGACCGCTCATGAAGGTTCCAATGAGCAAAAGACTTTTCTGCTGCTTAACAAGGCAAAGAGCCATAGAGATTATTTGGCTGCATTGGACAATTTTACCTCACCTGCTCAGAATTTTGTCTTTGCTGCAAAGAATGGGGACATCGCCATGAAAGTTCAAGGAAAGTTTCCCTTGAAGTGGCCAGAACAGGGCAAGTACTTAATGGATGGGAACAATCCTGCATTTGAGTGGAGTGGATACATTCCCAATAATCAAAACCCTTCAACTTTGAACCCTGAAAGAGGTTTTGTCAGTTCAGCCAATCAGTATTCCGTTGGGAAAGATTATCCTTATTATGTCTTTGACAATAGCTTTGAGCATTACAGGAACAGGAGGATTAATTCACTTCTCCAAAGTATGGATAATATTACTTTGGAGGATATGAAAGTCATGCAGTTTGATGATTATGACCTTCATGCAGCGGAGGTGCTTCCGATAATGATGCGTTATTTGCAAGAGGATTCCACAAAAGTTTTCAGTGAAGATGCACAAATGCTTATTGATTCTTTATCGAACTGGGATTTTTATGCTGATCCTGGTGTGACTGGGCCAACTATTTTTAATATTTGGTGGTCAAAGCTAAGAGCAAGTATTTGGTCAAAACTGGACCAAAAAGGAAAGCCGATTGTTTACCCAAATAATTATATAACTTCAAGATTTATAATTGATTATCCTATGGACAGTGTGTTTGATGATCCAAACACTTCAGCGAAATTAGAAACCGCAAAAGAACAAATTCAAAGTTCATTTGAAGCGACAGTTGAAGAATGGGGTAAGTTAAGTGAAGAGGGAAAGGAATTGTCCTGGTCAAAGTATAAGCATACCAGCATCCAACATTTGGTTCCCAATTTTAAAGCCTTTAGCTATGATAGTGTGCATACGGGAGGGGGGAGAAGTATCATTAATGCGACAAGTGAAAGACATGGTGCAAGTTGGAGAATGTTAGTGGAATTGGGCGAAGATGTAAAGGCACAGGGGATCTACCCTGGAGGGCAATCCGGTAACCCCGGCAGTAGATTTTATGCAAACATGATCGATAAATGGGCCAGAGGAGAATACCTTAATATGAGCTTGTACTCCAAAAATGAAATGGAAAATAATTTATTTAAAACTGTGTTAAACCCAAGGTAA
- a CDS encoding DUF2911 domain-containing protein yields MKKFDALFLLILISAGALLSVCGGAEKSENVQNEETEAMEMQEEERASPLKTAEGEIGGKTISVQYGAPSVKGRAIWGDLEAYGEVWRTGANEATYLNFSDDVTVEGEALPAGKYSLFTIPQKEGDWTVIFNSEWNLEHGHYQYKEENDVLRVKVTPEWLDTNQEQLLISVEEPGLIVRWEKLKLPITIN; encoded by the coding sequence ATGAAAAAGTTTGACGCTTTATTTTTATTAATATTAATTTCTGCGGGAGCTTTGTTGAGTGTCTGTGGTGGGGCCGAGAAGAGTGAAAACGTCCAAAACGAAGAAACGGAAGCTATGGAAATGCAGGAGGAAGAAAGAGCTAGCCCATTAAAAACTGCTGAGGGAGAAATTGGAGGGAAAACCATCTCAGTCCAATATGGAGCCCCTTCCGTAAAAGGTAGGGCCATTTGGGGAGACTTAGAAGCATATGGAGAAGTATGGAGAACCGGTGCCAATGAAGCTACTTATCTGAATTTTTCAGATGACGTAACGGTAGAGGGTGAAGCCTTGCCTGCTGGCAAGTATTCTTTGTTTACTATTCCTCAGAAGGAAGGTGACTGGACAGTGATTTTTAATTCTGAATGGAATTTAGAGCATGGCCATTACCAGTATAAAGAGGAAAATGATGTGTTAAGAGTGAAGGTGACTCCGGAATGGCTTGATACCAACCAAGAACAGCTTTTGATTTCAGTGGAGGAACCAGGACTGATCGTGAGGTGGGAAAAACTTAAACTGCCTATCACTATAAACTAA
- a CDS encoding endonuclease/exonuclease/phosphatase family protein, whose product MNISPEQLPYAGLVPMFIPVFLIINFILLILLIFAKKKILVLPLAAILIGWKFIGVTLQFNNDSTDEKGLSVLSYNAHMFSYEKYKANDPKVVPNIFNWIREQDVDIMGFQEFYQDYTTPARNAIKQISNEGKYNYSAQSVEEKSGRRFFGLAIFTKHPIINEGKIFDNRKTNGAMFIDITVNKDTIRVYNVHLESMSIPADQLDNIDGIKENYRKTWRRLNRGMVNRAKQVTVLTDHIKNSPYPVILMGDFNDVPYSYTYFTVRSILENTFETIGNGFGFTFNKVLFFLRIDNIFYSDQLTPIRFNTLREVDYSDHYPIEAVFQLNPLIKAVPQPLDTDQ is encoded by the coding sequence GTGAATATTTCCCCAGAACAGCTACCCTATGCGGGATTGGTCCCCATGTTTATCCCTGTTTTTTTGATCATTAACTTTATCCTCCTTATTCTATTAATTTTTGCCAAGAAAAAAATATTGGTGCTTCCTCTTGCTGCCATCTTGATAGGTTGGAAATTCATAGGTGTAACCCTTCAGTTCAATAATGACTCTACTGATGAAAAGGGGCTTTCTGTATTGAGCTATAATGCCCATATGTTCAGTTACGAAAAATACAAAGCGAATGATCCCAAAGTAGTGCCTAACATTTTTAATTGGATTCGTGAACAAGACGTGGACATTATGGGATTTCAAGAATTTTATCAGGATTATACCACTCCTGCCAGAAATGCCATCAAACAAATCAGTAATGAGGGCAAATACAATTACTCTGCCCAATCTGTAGAGGAAAAATCCGGAAGGCGTTTCTTTGGTTTAGCGATCTTCACTAAACACCCCATTATCAATGAAGGTAAAATTTTCGACAATAGAAAAACCAATGGAGCCATGTTCATTGATATCACCGTCAACAAAGACACCATTAGGGTTTATAATGTCCACCTTGAATCCATGAGTATTCCTGCAGACCAGTTGGATAATATCGATGGAATAAAAGAAAATTACCGCAAAACTTGGCGTAGGCTTAACAGAGGAATGGTCAACCGTGCCAAGCAAGTAACAGTATTGACCGACCATATCAAAAACAGCCCTTACCCAGTAATTCTTATGGGAGACTTTAATGATGTGCCCTATAGCTATACTTATTTTACAGTAAGATCGATATTGGAAAATACCTTTGAGACCATAGGAAATGGATTTGGATTTACATTTAACAAAGTGCTTTTCTTTTTGCGGATTGACAACATCTTCTATAGTGATCAACTGACCCCAATCCGATTTAACACACTCAGGGAGGTTGACTATTCAGACCACTACCCCATTGAAGCTGTTTTCCAGCTAAACCCTCTGATCAAGGCTGTTCCTCAACCTTTGGACACTGACCAGTAA
- a CDS encoding M1 family metallopeptidase — translation MRLIWSKALFGLCFLSVLSAKAQTDRWQQAVKYEMDVEMDVDKNQYEGHQNLEYTNNSPDTLHRVFYHLYYNAFQPNSMMDVRSRTIADPDGRVKDRIANLTPDEIGYLKVKSLKMDGKSADIEHVGTILEVNLPKPILPHSTVNFSLDFEGQVPLQIRRSGRDNKEGVRYSMSQWYPKMANYDDQGWHANPYIGREFYGIWGDFDVKITIDKSYILGGTGYLQNPEEIGYGYEEEGQKVKQPRGKTLTWHFHAPQVHDFMWAADPNYTHDKMVMDNGITIHHLYIKGEKTANNWKKLMEYTPQSMAYLSEHFGQYPYKQYSVIQGGDGGMEYPMSTLITGERTLPSLVGVMVHEMAHSWFQGVLATNESLYPWMDEGFTTFATNVTMNNIFSKEPSKSPQAGSYRGYIRLATSGKEEPMTTHSDHYHTNFAYGSAAYSKGAVFLGQLGYIIGEENRDKAMLKYFNDWKFKHPKTNDIVREMEKQSGLELDWYKEYWVNSTKTIDYSVSSVEASDNGTKITLQRDGLMPMPIDLVITYQDGSQEMVYLPLVIQRGNKPEEAGMPERIKTQRWPWTNITTEVNLDKDFNTIKSVEIDPSQRMADINRDNNSFTLEEE, via the coding sequence ATGAGATTAATTTGGTCAAAAGCATTGTTTGGCCTTTGTTTTCTTAGCGTGCTAAGTGCAAAAGCCCAAACAGACAGATGGCAACAAGCCGTTAAATATGAAATGGATGTCGAAATGGACGTCGACAAAAACCAATATGAAGGGCATCAAAACCTTGAATACACCAACAACTCACCAGACACGCTACACCGTGTTTTCTACCACCTTTACTACAATGCCTTCCAGCCTAACAGCATGATGGATGTAAGGTCAAGGACCATTGCAGATCCTGATGGAAGGGTGAAAGACCGCATTGCCAATTTAACACCCGATGAAATCGGTTACCTAAAGGTGAAATCATTGAAAATGGATGGCAAAAGTGCAGACATCGAACATGTGGGCACTATCTTGGAGGTAAACCTACCGAAGCCCATCCTTCCTCACAGCACCGTTAACTTTTCTTTGGATTTTGAAGGACAAGTGCCTCTTCAGATCAGAAGATCGGGGCGTGACAACAAAGAAGGTGTTCGCTATTCCATGTCGCAGTGGTACCCAAAAATGGCCAATTACGATGATCAGGGTTGGCATGCCAACCCATATATCGGCAGGGAATTTTATGGCATTTGGGGAGACTTTGATGTTAAAATAACCATTGACAAATCATACATTCTTGGAGGAACCGGATACCTTCAAAACCCAGAAGAAATTGGATATGGCTATGAAGAGGAGGGGCAAAAAGTAAAACAGCCTCGAGGAAAAACATTGACCTGGCACTTCCATGCCCCTCAAGTTCATGACTTCATGTGGGCAGCTGACCCTAACTATACGCATGATAAAATGGTCATGGACAACGGTATCACTATTCATCATTTATATATCAAAGGTGAAAAAACAGCCAACAACTGGAAGAAACTGATGGAATACACTCCACAGTCAATGGCTTACTTAAGTGAACATTTCGGGCAATATCCTTATAAACAATACTCTGTCATCCAAGGTGGTGATGGAGGCATGGAATACCCGATGTCTACTTTGATCACTGGAGAAAGAACACTCCCAAGCTTGGTGGGTGTTATGGTTCATGAAATGGCCCATAGCTGGTTCCAAGGTGTTTTAGCCACCAATGAATCATTGTACCCATGGATGGATGAAGGCTTCACTACTTTCGCTACAAATGTAACCATGAACAATATTTTCTCTAAAGAGCCTTCCAAATCCCCTCAGGCTGGCTCCTATAGAGGGTACATAAGACTGGCCACTTCAGGAAAGGAAGAGCCTATGACCACGCACTCTGATCATTACCATACCAACTTTGCCTATGGTTCTGCCGCTTACTCAAAAGGAGCCGTATTCTTGGGGCAATTAGGCTATATCATTGGCGAGGAAAACCGTGACAAAGCCATGCTGAAATATTTCAACGATTGGAAATTCAAGCACCCTAAAACCAATGACATCGTCCGTGAAATGGAAAAGCAAAGTGGACTGGAATTGGATTGGTATAAAGAGTATTGGGTAAATAGCACTAAAACCATTGACTATTCAGTATCATCTGTTGAAGCTTCTGATAACGGGACCAAGATAACATTACAAAGAGATGGTCTGATGCCTATGCCAATTGATTTGGTAATCACCTATCAAGACGGCTCCCAAGAAATGGTCTACCTTCCTTTAGTGATACAAAGAGGAAACAAGCCTGAAGAAGCTGGGATGCCAGAACGCATCAAAACACAAAGGTGGCCTTGGACCAATATCACTACTGAAGTAAATTTGGACAAAGATTTCAACACCATAAAAAGTGTGGAGATTGACCCAAGTCAAAGAATGGCAGATATCAATAGAGACAATAATAGTTTTACCTTGGAAGAAGAGTGA